A window from Drosophila nasuta strain 15112-1781.00 chromosome 3, ASM2355853v1, whole genome shotgun sequence encodes these proteins:
- the LOC132792820 gene encoding uncharacterized protein LOC132792820 — MTGCVHRRVIIEDLNRKASSAIGKFFIVFAIIWIGFAAFKALFLASQHTASLLRPSAAAYPAEHPCRPFSASGAPLRPSRPAEHPCTGSLGQRSTSPALTASGAPLQRPAEHLSGPLGQRSTSPALTASGAPCTGPLGQRSTSPALTASGAPLQATAWPAKRL, encoded by the exons ATGACCGGCTGCGTACATAGACGCGTAATTATTGAAGATTTAAATCGGAAGGCATCGAGCGCTATTgggaaattttttattgtctttgctATTATTTG GATTGGTTTTGCTGCCTTCAAGGCCTTGTTTCTCGCTTCGCAGCATACCGCCAGTTTGCTTCGGCCAAGTGCCGCAGCTTatccagcggagcacccctgcaggccattctcggccagcggagcac ctctccggccctcacggccagcggagcacccctgcacaggctctctcggccagcggagcacctctccggccctcacggccagcggagcacccctgcaacggccagcggagcacctctccggccctctcggccagcggagcacctctccggccctcacggccagcggagcaccctgcaccggccctctcggccagcggagcacctctccggccctcacggccagcggagcgcctcTACAGGCCACTGCCTGGCCAGCGAAGCGCCTTTAG